ACGCAAGCCATGCGTTTGGCGTTCCGGCTTTGCGAAACATTGAATAGAAGGCACCGGCTACCACTAGGTAAATGATCAGATCAATGAACCAAAAATATGTCACAAGTGCGAAAAACATGGTGAAGGGGAAATAAAACGGGAACCACATGTGATGAGTCACTATCACGGGACGCACCTCACTTGTGTCGTCGGATGGGACAGGAGCTCACACCAGGCTTTGCCGCAACCCCTCATCTCTATGGATGCTTGATTCAGAAGTGTGATTCAGAACTCTGATTCTATCGTACGCAAGTTTCGACACAAAAGGAATCCTGCTAGGCGCCATCTGCGCTGGCACAAGGACTAGTCCAGTCGGCGCAGGCATACCTGGATAATGCCTAAGATTGTCGGCACAGCCCAAGTTTCGGGGCTTTGCCGACCCTTGCCTGCTTGTTGGGCATCATAGATGCGTAAGGGAGACCCGAATTGACTGTATAAGTGGTGCTTACGCATCGTGGATGCGTAAGCGAGACCTGAATCGACTGGGCGAGTGGTGCTTACGCATCGTGGATGGGCGAGGGAGCGAGGGATGGCGACGACGCTTCACGCCGCCTAATCGGATAACGCGTCGCCAGCGCGTTATTTCCTCTGACTCCAACACAGCCAGCGAAAAATAACGCGTTTTTAAAGCGCTACGCTCCCGCGCTGGGTAATTAGCGTCGTGTGGAATCGTTATTATGGGCCGTTTCAACCAATAACGCGCTAGGAGCGCGTTATTTCCACTCAACCTGTTTCATGTAGCTCGAATAGCGCGTTCCCAGCTCGTTATGGGCGTTTGTCTCTCGAGGTGCCCCGAAGCCCGAAGCCCGAGCCCGAGCCCGAAGCCGAAGCCGAAGCCGAAGCCGAAGCCGAAGCCGAAGCCGAAGCCGAACCCGAACCCGAACCCGAACCCGAAGCCCGAGCCCGAACCCGAAGCCGAAGCCGAAGCCGAAGCCGAAGCCGAAGCCGAAGCCGAAGCCGAAGCCCGAACCCGAACCCGAACCCGAACCCGAACCCGAAGCCCGAACCCGAAGCCGAAGCCGAAGCCGAAGCCGAAGCCGAACCCGAACCCGAACCCGAACCCGAACCCGAACCCGAACCCGAACCCGAACCCGAACCCGAACCCGAACCCGAACCCGAACCCGAACCCGAACCCGAAGCCCAGGCACGGGAGAAATCATCTCACGCGAACAGCTGTGACATCCGCTGATGCCTTGATATGCAGCGTTTCCTTCACCGGATCAAAGTACCAACTGCTCGGCGTCACTGAGACTTCGCCAACACTAGAAGCCTGCGCATATCCCTTGATTTCCGATGGGATAAAAGAAAGATGATGAATCTGAATGTCAATTGCGCTGCGTTCCACAGCGTATCCATCCGTCTGGCGCAGGAACAGTATTTCTAATTCCTGCCCCTCTATGACTTCAATCTCCCACAAGTTGTAATGTCCGTTTTCATAAGCAAATGTGATGCCGTCGTCTTCGTAGAACGTGTAGCTGCTCCTAGCGTTCGGGTTACCGGCATACACGTGAAACAGGAGTTCCGCTGACGCAGTCAGGGGTGTTCCCTTGCCGCTCGCAGTTCCCCCGCTCTGGCTCTGAGCCGCCCGGTGGTTCAACGCCATTCCAGAGTCCTGCACGGTCCCATCGGCCTGCACGGTTTCACGGGCCCCCAGCGTCCCATGGTCACTCACCGTTCCATAGTCTTTCTCCGTTCCATGCTTCAGCCCAGTTCCATTGTAGAAACTCTGCACGAGCGGCTGCTCCGCAATGACGGTTCCTGCCTTAATGTACAGTGGCATCCTGTCGATGGGAGCATCAGCAAGAATGTGCCCTGGCTTGTCGTAGCGTGCACCAGTCCAATAGTCGTACCATACGCCTTCCGGAATGTAGACGGTGCGCACAGTTGTGTCAGGACGGTACACAGGGGCTGCTAAAATACCGGATCCAATCAGGAACTGGTCACTGAGATTCGTAACTTGTTCATCGCTCTGATATTCAAGCAGAAGGGGACGCAAGACCGGGATACCAGTCTGTGACGCCTCGTGGAACAAGGTATAAAGGTGAGGCATCCAGCGGTAGCGCCAGGCCGTGTAATCGCGAATAATGGTTTCATACGGTTCCGCAAACGACCATGGCTCCTGCCGCAACGTGTCTAACGCACTGTGGTTGCGGAAAAACGGGAAAAACGCCCCCATTTGCGTCCACCGCGTGAGTAACTCGCCGGTCGTATGGTGTGCGAACCCTCCGACGTCTGGTCCAGAGAACGTGACACCGGAGAGGCCAAGGTTCATGACCATCGGCATTGCCATCGCCATGTGCTCCCAGAAGCTGCGGTTATCACCGGTCCACACGGCGGCATATCGCTGCACACCGCTGTAACCTGCGCGGGTCAGGACAAAGGGACGTTCACCGCCGAGTTGCTCCTCTAAGGCTTCATACGTGGCCTTCGACATCAACATGCCGTACAGGTTGTGCATCTCCCGATGCGTCTTCAACTCCCCATTGTTCCCGTGCATGACATCCGGTTCCATGGTTTTTGTATCATTGAATACGGCTGGCTCATTCATGTCGTTCCAAATGCCTTTGATGCCGAGATCGGTGTAAAAACGATGTTGGTCGCCCCACCACTTCGCGGTGCGGTCGTTTGTGAAGTCAGGAAACGCGCTTTCACCGGGCCATACCTTGCCCGTATAGATGTTACCTTCGAGTCGCTTGCAGAAGTGGTCCTCAAGTACACCATTCCGGTAGGCCGGGTACATTGCGTCTTGTTTTACACCGGGATCTACAATCGGTATCACGTGAAATCCGAGCTCAGCGAGTTCAGACATCATCTTCTTCGGATGCGGGAAGCGCGCCTCGTCGAAAGTAAAGACGCGGTACTCGTCCATGTAATGAATATCAAGGTGGATGACGTCACAAGGAATCTGCTTCGACCGAAATGTATGGGCGAGTTCAAGGACTTCCTCTTCGTCCATGTAACTATACCGCGACTGGTGGTACCCAAGTGCCCACTTTGGCGGCAGCTTCATCCGTCCTGTCAGTCCTGTGTAAGACTGAATGACCTGTTTAATAGTCGGCCCGAAGAATATGTAGAGGTCCACGGTGCCGGTTTCTGTTTGAATGGAATAGGCATCCCGCCGAGCGCGCATGTCAAAAACCGTCCGTCCAGGGTTGTCAAGAAAAACGCCGTAGGCAAGTTTGTCGCGAACATGCAAGAGCACGGGAATTGACTCGTACAGAGCCTCTATCTCTGGAACGTGGGGTGCGTAAACGTCGGAGTTCCAGTTCTCGTAGCGCTCACCGCGCTTGTCAAGAAAACTCGTCTTTTCTCCTAGACCATAAAAGTGTTCCGTTTCGTCATTTTGTGCTGTCCAGGTTATTGCGCCGGACTTGTCAATCGAGATGGATTCCGTCTGATACACCAGTCCTCCGTCGCTAGTGAACACCTGCAGGCGAAATGGATACTTCCACACCACCACCCGCAAGCTTTCGGTGGCGAGGGTGACCACACTCTCTTCAGGATGGGCCTCTACGCGAAGACTTTGCTCCAATTGTAAAAAGTCTGCAACAGGTTCAACTGCCTGTGTAGACTTCCAGTTCAATTCGTCGCCAAAAAACAATTTCAGCCTGATGGTGCTATCATTCAAGAAACGCACTGCAATATTTCCATCTAAAGTATAAAATAGGTGGACCCTGCCGTCTGCAGTTGCGTCCGCAGTATAGCGAACCACCTGAGTAATCATCCGATGGGAACGATTTTGTAGTGCTTGAGAGGTCTTGTCAGGGTGTATCGTTTCGCTTGTCTCCATTGCTCTCCACCTCTGTTTGCTCTATGACTGCATATCAATGGCTCAGAAACACAGTATATCATCGCGCTGACAAATGACGGAGATACAGGTTCACTGAATTCAAAGGAAAAACCAGGACTAGACTGGGCACCTTGCACCCTGTCCGACGCTGCCCTATGTGTACAAGAAGGCAGACCTTAGATATGGTGGTGAAAGCACATGACCCATACCTACAACTCACTGTTTTTTGTAACCGTTGCCGCCGTCCTCGGACCGTGGGTGTCGACGCATCTCATGCGTTCAGTCATTCCATCTGTGGTCATCGAAATCGTGCTGGGATACCTGATTGGACCCCACGTCCTACATATCGCAGACCAAACACCAAACATCTATTTCTTGTCACAGTTTGGTTTCGCATACCTGATGTTTGTGTCAGGCATGGAACTTGATTTTGACTTGCTGCTCGAGCGCCCCACGAAAGGGCAGTCTCCAGCATGGTTACGCGGCCTCTTGTTTTTTGCCGTCACATTGCTCGTCTCTCTGGCCATTTCACTTTGGCTCCATTATCTTGGTTACATCAAGGACGTGCTGCTCGTCATGCTGCTGCTCAGCACGACATCTCTCGGGCTGGTCACGCCGGCGCTCAAGGAACACGGATGGATCCGCGACAGATTTGGTCAGGAGGTCCTCCTCTACGCACTCATTGCCGACGTTGCAACGTTGATTGTGTTTACCGCTTACATCACGTTTCACAGTACCGGCAACGCGTTCAGCTTCCTGCTTGTCATGGTGTTGCTGTTGTTCTTTGTCTTCGTTTACCGTGTGCTGTTGGCAGCACGTCACTTACCCATCTTTCGAGTGGTTGAGAACGCGACCAGTGAGATTGGAATTCGCGCCGCATTTGCGCTGGTATTGGCGTTCCTGGCCTTTTCCCAGACCCTTGGCACGGAGGTCGTCATCGCCGCGTTTCTCGCCGGCGCCATTATCTCTTTGCTCGCGGAGAAACACTCCATCATTACGCACAAACTCAACTCGATTGGCTACGGATTTTTCATTCCCATTTTCTTCGTCAGTGTGGGAATGGGATTTAACATCAACGCGATTGCGGGAACAACATCGTTTATCACGCTCATCGGGATTCTCTTCGTCACCATGTACCTGAACAAATTGGTCCCGTCCCTTTGGTTTCTGCGCAAGTTTGGCATTCGGCAGCGTTTGGCAGGTGGCATGCTGCTTTCCTCCCGACTCAGTCTAATGATTGCGGCCAGCCAGATTGGTGAACAAGCCGGTCTCATCAGCTCGGCCATGAGCAATGGCTTCGTTTTGCTTGCCATCGTGACATGCGTACTCTCGCCAGCGATGTTCAATCAAGTCATTCGCGGTGTACCCGTCCCCGCTGCAGACGCTGGAAAGCTAGAAACACCTATTCTCACCATCGATAGGGATACACTCCCGCCAGATTGGGAGATCCGCCAGATTGAGGTGCTGTCGCGGCGGCTCAACGACGTCCCGCTTCGGACGCTCCACCTGCCCCAGGATCTATTGTTCGTTTCGATTGTGCGAGATGACGAACGGATTGTCCCCCGCGGTCACACCAAGCTTGAGCAATTTGACGTCGTTCAAGTGATGGGCACACCAGAGAACCTGCAGCGGCTCACAGAGCTCATGGAAGAAATCCCTAAGTAGATAGCCAAGTTAGCAGGCCCCTCCCTTACGCGTCCATATTTTCACGCCCGTTTTACCATGTGACTTCCAAATTCCGCCGGGTCTTGTCAGGCCCTGTGACGTTGACCAGGTTGGGTCGCCAATAACGAGCCCATAACGCGTTATTCACCCTACCCGAAACACCTTCAAGTGGAAATAACGCGCCCGTGGCGCGTTATTCGCTGAAACGGATCAAAATAGCGCGTTCACACGTTGTTATTAGCTCAAGGTGCGAACATAGCGCTTCCACAGCGCGCTATTTCTTGCCGGCACTATAGACTCGAGTGGAAATAGCGCGCCCGTGGCGCGTTATCACAAATTACT
The Alicyclobacillus curvatus genome window above contains:
- a CDS encoding DUF5110 domain-containing protein, which produces METSETIHPDKTSQALQNRSHRMITQVVRYTADATADGRVHLFYTLDGNIAVRFLNDSTIRLKLFFGDELNWKSTQAVEPVADFLQLEQSLRVEAHPEESVVTLATESLRVVVWKYPFRLQVFTSDGGLVYQTESISIDKSGAITWTAQNDETEHFYGLGEKTSFLDKRGERYENWNSDVYAPHVPEIEALYESIPVLLHVRDKLAYGVFLDNPGRTVFDMRARRDAYSIQTETGTVDLYIFFGPTIKQVIQSYTGLTGRMKLPPKWALGYHQSRYSYMDEEEVLELAHTFRSKQIPCDVIHLDIHYMDEYRVFTFDEARFPHPKKMMSELAELGFHVIPIVDPGVKQDAMYPAYRNGVLEDHFCKRLEGNIYTGKVWPGESAFPDFTNDRTAKWWGDQHRFYTDLGIKGIWNDMNEPAVFNDTKTMEPDVMHGNNGELKTHREMHNLYGMLMSKATYEALEEQLGGERPFVLTRAGYSGVQRYAAVWTGDNRSFWEHMAMAMPMVMNLGLSGVTFSGPDVGGFAHHTTGELLTRWTQMGAFFPFFRNHSALDTLRQEPWSFAEPYETIIRDYTAWRYRWMPHLYTLFHEASQTGIPVLRPLLLEYQSDEQVTNLSDQFLIGSGILAAPVYRPDTTVRTVYIPEGVWYDYWTGARYDKPGHILADAPIDRMPLYIKAGTVIAEQPLVQSFYNGTGLKHGTEKDYGTVSDHGTLGARETVQADGTVQDSGMALNHRAAQSQSGGTASGKGTPLTASAELLFHVYAGNPNARSSYTFYEDDGITFAYENGHYNLWEIEVIEGQELEILFLRQTDGYAVERSAIDIQIHHLSFIPSEIKGYAQASSVGEVSVTPSSWYFDPVKETLHIKASADVTAVRVR
- a CDS encoding cation:proton antiporter, producing MTHTYNSLFFVTVAAVLGPWVSTHLMRSVIPSVVIEIVLGYLIGPHVLHIADQTPNIYFLSQFGFAYLMFVSGMELDFDLLLERPTKGQSPAWLRGLLFFAVTLLVSLAISLWLHYLGYIKDVLLVMLLLSTTSLGLVTPALKEHGWIRDRFGQEVLLYALIADVATLIVFTAYITFHSTGNAFSFLLVMVLLLFFVFVYRVLLAARHLPIFRVVENATSEIGIRAAFALVLAFLAFSQTLGTEVVIAAFLAGAIISLLAEKHSIITHKLNSIGYGFFIPIFFVSVGMGFNINAIAGTTSFITLIGILFVTMYLNKLVPSLWFLRKFGIRQRLAGGMLLSSRLSLMIAASQIGEQAGLISSAMSNGFVLLAIVTCVLSPAMFNQVIRGVPVPAADAGKLETPILTIDRDTLPPDWEIRQIEVLSRRLNDVPLRTLHLPQDLLFVSIVRDDERIVPRGHTKLEQFDVVQVMGTPENLQRLTELMEEIPK